A genome region from Gossypium hirsutum isolate 1008001.06 chromosome A04, Gossypium_hirsutum_v2.1, whole genome shotgun sequence includes the following:
- the LOC107949091 gene encoding ubiquitin fusion degradation protein 1 homolog isoform X1: MFFDGYGYHGTSFEQSYRCYPASFIEKPQIESGDKIIMPPSALDRLASLHIDYPMLFELRNDAAERVSHCGVLEFIAEEGMIYMPYWMMENLVLQEGDIVRVKNVTLPKGTYVKLQPHTKDFLDISNPKAILETTLRNYSCLTTGDSIMVAYNNKKYYIDIIETKPSNAISIIETDCEVDFAPPLDYKEPEQPAAPTSSSRASSQVEEAPVETEPKFSAFTGTGRRLDGKPLKLQSPAASSSVSKDKGPAISNGNNTRPYSGSISQATAGQAQGKLVFGSHVNRSKDTKQESGKETKSEQPEKKEEPKFQPFTGKKYSLKG; this comes from the exons ATG TTTTTTGATGGGTACGGTTATCATGGGACATCGTTTGAGCAGAGTTACCGGTGTTACCCGGCATCTTTCATCGAGAAG CCGCAAATCGAAAGTGGTGATAAAA TTATAATGCCTCCGTCGGCCCTTGATCGCTTAG CATCTCTGCATATTGATTATCCAATGTTATTTGAGCTTCGGAATGATGCTGCCGAGCGTGTCTCTCATTGTGGAGTACTGGAGTTTATTGCAGAAGAAGGCATGATCTATATGCCATATTGG ATGATGGAGAATTTGGTCCTACAAGAGGGAGATATCGTGAGGGTGAAAAATGTAACTCTTCCAAAGGGAACCTATGTTAAATTACAACCTCACACGAAGGACTTTTTGGATATCTCAAACCCAAAAGCTAT CTTGGAGACAACACTGAGGAATTATTCCTGTTTAACCACCGGGGATAGTATTATGGTggcatataataataaaaagtattaCATAGATATCATTGAGACGAAGCCATCCAATGCAATAAGTATCATCGAGACAGACTGTGAGGTGGATTTTGCTCCTCCGCTGGATTACAAGGAGCCGGAACAGCCTGCTGCACCAACTTCTTCGAGCAGAGCGTCGTCTCAAG TTGAAGAAGCTCCTGTTGAGACTGAACCAAAGTTCAGCGCCTTTACTGGTACAGGAAGACGCTTGGATGGGAAGCCTCTGAAGCTGCAGTCTCCAGCAGCTTCTTCGTCTGTGTCAAAAGACAAAGGACCTGCTATTTCTAATGGGAATAATACCCGACCTTATTCGGGATCTATTTCACAAGCTACTGCAGGCCAGGCTCAAGGGAAACTCGTTTTTGGATCACATGTCAACCGTTCTAAGGATACAAAACAG GAATCGGGAAAAGAGACTAAATCGGAGCAGCCTGAAAAGAAGGAAGAGCCGAAGTTCCAGCCATTTACAGGGAAGAAATACTCTTTAAAGGGTTGA
- the LOC107949091 gene encoding ubiquitin fusion degradation protein 1 homolog isoform X2: protein MPPSALDRLASLHIDYPMLFELRNDAAERVSHCGVLEFIAEEGMIYMPYWMMENLVLQEGDIVRVKNVTLPKGTYVKLQPHTKDFLDISNPKAILETTLRNYSCLTTGDSIMVAYNNKKYYIDIIETKPSNAISIIETDCEVDFAPPLDYKEPEQPAAPTSSSRASSQVEEAPVETEPKFSAFTGTGRRLDGKPLKLQSPAASSSVSKDKGPAISNGNNTRPYSGSISQATAGQAQGKLVFGSHVNRSKDTKQESGKETKSEQPEKKEEPKFQPFTGKKYSLKG, encoded by the exons ATGCCTCCGTCGGCCCTTGATCGCTTAG CATCTCTGCATATTGATTATCCAATGTTATTTGAGCTTCGGAATGATGCTGCCGAGCGTGTCTCTCATTGTGGAGTACTGGAGTTTATTGCAGAAGAAGGCATGATCTATATGCCATATTGG ATGATGGAGAATTTGGTCCTACAAGAGGGAGATATCGTGAGGGTGAAAAATGTAACTCTTCCAAAGGGAACCTATGTTAAATTACAACCTCACACGAAGGACTTTTTGGATATCTCAAACCCAAAAGCTAT CTTGGAGACAACACTGAGGAATTATTCCTGTTTAACCACCGGGGATAGTATTATGGTggcatataataataaaaagtattaCATAGATATCATTGAGACGAAGCCATCCAATGCAATAAGTATCATCGAGACAGACTGTGAGGTGGATTTTGCTCCTCCGCTGGATTACAAGGAGCCGGAACAGCCTGCTGCACCAACTTCTTCGAGCAGAGCGTCGTCTCAAG TTGAAGAAGCTCCTGTTGAGACTGAACCAAAGTTCAGCGCCTTTACTGGTACAGGAAGACGCTTGGATGGGAAGCCTCTGAAGCTGCAGTCTCCAGCAGCTTCTTCGTCTGTGTCAAAAGACAAAGGACCTGCTATTTCTAATGGGAATAATACCCGACCTTATTCGGGATCTATTTCACAAGCTACTGCAGGCCAGGCTCAAGGGAAACTCGTTTTTGGATCACATGTCAACCGTTCTAAGGATACAAAACAG GAATCGGGAAAAGAGACTAAATCGGAGCAGCCTGAAAAGAAGGAAGAGCCGAAGTTCCAGCCATTTACAGGGAAGAAATACTCTTTAAAGGGTTGA